Proteins encoded within one genomic window of Panacibacter microcysteis:
- a CDS encoding PorP/SprF family type IX secretion system membrane protein produces MMFRTKICRIVASVCIAMHVYAAALAQDVGFSQFYDQPLLRNPALAGIFTGDVRLTASYRNQWQSVTVPYRTFGLSSEIKFPVQVMGRDLTLTTGLQLLRDVAGTSEFSKTQVMPALNLSIPVSANSFLSVGFMGGLMQQRFDPSKLVLNDQFVTNSDGSFTVLPFSGQVFTNTSVNYFDLSTGITYSTSVNENVDLYFGAALFHVNNPKVGYVEDKQIILNKKFAINAGLSARVSDRDELIVYGDYFGQHKKDFEYVGISSFQAGLLLRHDISVYEDDDKGITAGVLYRLDDAVIPVIQLHLNKFTVGTSYDINISKLSVASQLRGGFELTLSFKSLFQNRQGDLRSVVCPQFGGRRK; encoded by the coding sequence ATGATGTTTAGAACAAAAATTTGCCGGATTGTTGCAAGCGTATGCATTGCGATGCACGTGTATGCAGCTGCATTGGCACAGGATGTGGGCTTTTCGCAGTTTTACGATCAGCCATTGCTGCGTAATCCTGCACTGGCGGGTATTTTTACGGGCGATGTGCGGCTGACAGCATCTTACCGCAATCAATGGCAAAGCGTTACAGTGCCTTACAGAACGTTTGGCCTTAGCAGCGAGATAAAATTTCCCGTGCAGGTAATGGGCCGCGACCTTACTTTAACAACCGGTTTGCAGCTTTTGAGAGATGTGGCGGGCACATCTGAATTTAGTAAAACGCAGGTAATGCCGGCTTTGAACCTTAGCATACCGGTGTCTGCAAATTCATTTTTATCAGTTGGTTTTATGGGCGGTTTAATGCAGCAAAGGTTTGACCCCTCAAAACTTGTTCTGAACGACCAGTTTGTTACAAACAGCGATGGCAGCTTTACGGTGCTGCCATTTTCGGGGCAGGTTTTTACCAATACCAGTGTAAACTATTTCGATCTTTCTACGGGTATAACTTACAGCACATCGGTTAATGAGAACGTGGATCTTTATTTTGGTGCTGCATTGTTTCATGTAAACAACCCGAAGGTTGGTTATGTGGAAGACAAGCAAATCATCCTGAATAAAAAGTTTGCCATCAATGCGGGCTTGTCTGCAAGGGTTAGCGACAGGGATGAGCTTATAGTGTATGGCGATTATTTTGGCCAGCATAAAAAAGATTTTGAATATGTTGGCATCAGTTCTTTCCAGGCAGGTTTATTGTTGCGGCATGATATTTCTGTGTATGAAGATGATGACAAAGGAATAACTGCCGGTGTGTTGTATCGGCTGGATGATGCAGTAATACCGGTGATTCAACTGCATTTGAACAAGTTTACCGTTGGTACGAGCTATGATATTAATATCAGCAAGCTTTCAGTTGCATCGCAATTGCGTGGTGGTTTTGAGCTAACCTTGTCTTTCAAAAGTCTTTTCCAGAACAGGCAGGGTGATTTAAGGAGTGTTGTTTGCCCGCAGTTTGGTGGCCGGCGCAAATAA
- a CDS encoding PKD domain-containing protein, translating into MKIFFGINRRIVFTLVVCILMTVTSFAQVPSITSFTPTTICQGGTVTITGSNFSNVKTVKLGTDTASKYTVNSPTSITATVSAKAQTGTVIVVTNNGSDTTTNKLTINALPDPILEDVKNPANSFTNCNGEATYELIVANKSAQTGSGCKFEIDWGDNTPHFIQTDWPFNNQIGHTYNSQGYFPIKLTTTTASGCIKSETYKFYNGANPLASITTTTPTTGLCAPATIVFKIGNWFNNSTGTIYELNFGDGSQPVTLQHPLNNSNEDKEVSYTYTNSSCPNQTYFTASLNAINGCFPTTYTVNQIVIRKKPIADFNAVSSCVGTPVCFENLTSDGSSGSTTCNTTSNYAWNFGDGQTSNAETPECHNYAKAGTYTVTLTSSNATCGNDTKTKTIIVKDVSEKPVVSANSVEYCLNEPAKQLSAAGTGLLWYTVATGGTGSATAPTPSTNTPGTTTYYVTQTLANQCESPRVAISVTVHPIPNAPGVTTPVQLCQGQSASPLTATGTGLLWYTTASGGTGTTVAPVPSTASIGTTIYYVSQTISSCESPRAAITVNVASLPGAPVVITPVNYCQNQSAAPLSATGTGLRWYTAATGGSGSSAAPVPSTATVGSTIYYVSQTTSCGEGPRASITVTVKPGPSATISYTPDNLCNVNNTTTTPNLPIDVRLTGSSGGVFSVSPASGLPITPLTGRIDPSGASAGSYTVFYKIQGTGGCSDFTTSTTVNVNGTPTATISYPPICTASGNVNAQLNGSQGGTYSSAAGLSVNAATGAVDAASSTPGNYVVTYTIPPAAPCPGFTTTTNVTVTKAPTATISYNVANLCNVTNSGSNPNLPVKVNITGNTGGTFAISPAGLPINTIDGTIDPSGAQPGSYTISYTIRGSGGCADFVTTTVVTVNGTPQATIAYPPVCTSNNPVAVQLSGSQGGTYSSTPGLVINANTGVITAASSTPGSYVVTYTIAASAPCPGFTTSASVTVTKAPAASISYKVVNLCNVENTATTANPKVDVTINGTTGGTFSISPATGLPVNTITGQIDPSGAAPGVYTISYTIPSGGGCAQVVATTQVTINKTPTAAISYATPSFCRSINTPQQVNFSGAAGGVYSSSTGLSLSATTGEINPSSSVPGTYKVKYTIAPAAPCPGFETTTTITIDDSPVISFSMLTQAICSGGTAVFKPVSTVANTVYKWSITGNLPAGVSGVSSGTASDPNAAITLSFTNTGTISQTLTIHVVPTNPVQNPCDGTAIDLTLMVNPIPVALAADSFNFCMRTPPQALTVKAIPGNTVNWYNENLQPLNAAPVINTNNPATFTYYASQSNIYGCESPRSTIIAVVNATAKIVSSAFSNPTQCGIPSGSITLNVLDLNNNPMPNTNFIVHYTRFQTTYTTPARSDGTGKIVIPLVAGTYSDIYVESNACLSQKIPDVFILTDPAPPAQPIAGYNGPVCTESVLNLSASSPTSSQVWPIDYVWVGPAFGSTPDTTRNTVYSFPSALTSYAGTYIVYAIQNNCISPAASFTVAIKQSPSKPVITTKNPLCVGDDLSLQAASSMPGNSTLSFTWNGPGRGFPVSNAYAFINDVTVQDGGIYTVTVNAAQTGCSATADTFIRIGNYPVIKFPVDSITVPTGYQLNLATTITNVNDPNVLPMKRYTWTPAQDIKCNNTLCDAPVATVKNNGCYYVTATNDYGCAGRDTICVKVFCQRSQVLMANAFTPNGSAANSVFMVRATGISSVKSFRIFNRWGRLVFERSNFAPNSAAYGWNGLVNGKPADVGVYVYTVDVVCENGVPYTYKGNVTLLK; encoded by the coding sequence ATGAAAATATTTTTCGGGATAAACAGGCGTATCGTCTTTACCCTTGTAGTGTGCATACTCATGACTGTAACGTCATTTGCGCAAGTGCCATCTATTACGTCATTTACACCAACAACAATCTGCCAGGGCGGTACCGTAACCATTACCGGCAGCAATTTCAGCAACGTGAAGACTGTAAAACTAGGTACTGACACTGCATCCAAATACACCGTTAACAGTCCAACATCTATCACAGCGACTGTTTCAGCCAAAGCGCAAACAGGAACTGTTATCGTCGTAACCAATAATGGGAGTGATACTACAACAAATAAGCTTACCATAAACGCATTACCCGATCCAATTTTGGAAGATGTAAAAAATCCTGCCAACTCCTTCACAAACTGTAACGGAGAAGCTACCTATGAATTAATAGTAGCTAATAAGTCCGCTCAGACTGGGAGCGGCTGTAAGTTTGAGATTGACTGGGGTGATAACACTCCCCATTTCATCCAAACAGACTGGCCTTTTAATAATCAAATTGGTCACACGTACAATTCCCAGGGTTATTTTCCAATAAAGCTCACTACGACCACTGCGTCAGGATGTATTAAAAGTGAAACATATAAATTCTATAATGGAGCAAATCCCCTGGCCAGCATTACTACAACAACTCCGACGACAGGTTTATGTGCACCAGCAACAATTGTATTTAAAATAGGTAATTGGTTCAATAATTCAACAGGTACAATTTATGAACTGAATTTTGGCGACGGGTCTCAACCTGTAACATTACAACATCCGTTAAACAATTCAAATGAGGATAAAGAAGTTTCTTATACTTATACAAATTCATCTTGCCCAAACCAAACGTACTTCACAGCGTCACTTAACGCTATAAACGGATGTTTTCCCACAACCTACACCGTGAATCAGATTGTAATAAGAAAAAAACCAATTGCCGATTTCAACGCCGTCAGTAGTTGTGTTGGTACACCGGTATGTTTTGAGAATCTTACAAGTGATGGCAGTAGTGGTTCCACTACATGTAATACAACAAGCAATTACGCCTGGAATTTTGGTGATGGTCAAACATCTAATGCTGAGACACCAGAATGCCACAATTACGCAAAGGCGGGCACCTACACAGTCACGCTCACAAGCTCAAATGCTACTTGTGGAAATGATACAAAAACAAAAACAATTATTGTAAAGGATGTATCTGAAAAGCCCGTTGTATCAGCAAACTCAGTTGAATATTGCCTGAATGAACCAGCCAAACAGTTAAGTGCAGCAGGCACAGGTTTGTTATGGTACACGGTTGCAACAGGCGGTACAGGTAGTGCCACAGCACCCACACCTTCAACAAATACACCGGGCACTACTACCTATTATGTAACACAAACATTGGCAAACCAATGTGAAAGTCCAAGAGTAGCCATATCTGTAACAGTTCATCCGATACCCAATGCACCAGGTGTAACAACGCCGGTACAACTTTGCCAGGGGCAGTCTGCGTCACCACTTACCGCAACAGGTACCGGCCTGCTTTGGTATACTACAGCCAGCGGTGGCACCGGAACAACTGTGGCACCGGTTCCGTCAACTGCTTCTATTGGAACAACAATTTATTATGTTAGCCAAACCATCAGTAGTTGCGAAAGCCCAAGGGCTGCAATTACTGTAAATGTTGCATCATTGCCCGGCGCACCTGTTGTTATTACACCTGTAAATTATTGCCAGAACCAATCCGCTGCTCCGCTATCTGCTACAGGCACAGGGCTGCGCTGGTACACAGCAGCAACAGGCGGTTCCGGCTCTTCCGCTGCACCTGTTCCGTCAACAGCCACTGTTGGCAGTACGATCTATTATGTTAGTCAGACAACCAGTTGTGGTGAAGGACCCAGGGCATCAATTACCGTAACGGTAAAACCGGGGCCTTCCGCAACTATCAGCTACACACCGGATAATCTTTGTAACGTTAACAACACAACCACAACACCAAACCTCCCAATCGATGTAAGGCTTACCGGATCATCCGGAGGGGTATTCTCTGTTTCGCCTGCATCGGGCTTGCCGATTACTCCTTTAACGGGCAGAATAGATCCTTCAGGGGCAAGTGCAGGTTCCTATACTGTTTTCTACAAAATACAAGGCACCGGTGGTTGCTCAGATTTTACTACATCAACTACTGTAAACGTAAATGGTACACCAACGGCAACGATTAGCTATCCGCCAATATGTACCGCCAGCGGCAATGTAAACGCACAGCTAAATGGTTCACAGGGAGGTACCTATTCATCAGCAGCAGGTTTATCAGTTAATGCAGCTACAGGTGCAGTAGATGCAGCCTCAAGCACGCCCGGCAATTATGTTGTTACATATACCATCCCGCCTGCTGCACCATGCCCGGGCTTTACCACAACGACCAACGTTACTGTTACAAAGGCACCAACTGCAACGATCAGTTATAATGTTGCAAACCTTTGTAATGTTACAAATAGTGGTTCAAATCCCAATCTTCCTGTTAAGGTTAACATTACCGGTAATACAGGCGGTACATTTGCTATTTCACCTGCAGGTTTACCCATTAACACCATAGATGGCACAATTGATCCTTCCGGTGCACAGCCTGGTTCATACACCATTTCTTATACCATACGAGGCAGCGGCGGCTGTGCTGATTTTGTAACAACCACGGTCGTTACTGTAAACGGTACACCGCAGGCAACAATCGCATATCCACCTGTATGTACCTCCAATAATCCCGTAGCTGTACAACTTTCAGGATCACAAGGCGGCACTTACAGTTCTACTCCAGGTTTGGTAATAAATGCTAATACAGGTGTAATAACTGCCGCATCAAGTACACCGGGTAGTTATGTGGTTACATATACCATTGCTGCCTCTGCGCCCTGCCCGGGTTTTACAACCTCTGCAAGTGTTACCGTTACAAAAGCACCTGCTGCAAGCATCAGCTATAAGGTGGTCAATCTTTGTAATGTAGAGAACACTGCTACAACAGCTAATCCAAAAGTTGATGTAACCATTAACGGCACAACCGGCGGAACATTCTCCATCAGTCCTGCAACAGGATTACCGGTTAATACCATTACAGGGCAGATAGATCCGTCCGGTGCTGCTCCCGGTGTGTATACAATTAGTTACACGATTCCATCCGGCGGAGGCTGTGCCCAGGTTGTTGCCACAACACAGGTCACCATCAATAAAACACCAACCGCGGCGATTAGCTACGCTACACCTTCATTTTGCAGAAGCATCAACACTCCACAGCAGGTAAATTTTTCGGGCGCTGCGGGAGGCGTATACAGTTCATCAACAGGGCTTTCTCTCAGTGCCACAACGGGAGAAATAAATCCATCATCAAGTGTACCCGGTACTTATAAGGTTAAATATACCATCGCACCTGCTGCACCATGCCCGGGTTTCGAAACAACTACAACAATTACTATTGATGACAGCCCTGTTATATCATTTTCAATGCTTACACAAGCTATATGCTCCGGCGGAACCGCTGTTTTCAAACCTGTTTCAACTGTTGCCAATACAGTTTATAAATGGAGCATAACCGGGAACCTTCCTGCGGGCGTATCAGGCGTATCATCAGGTACAGCATCCGATCCAAATGCTGCGATAACATTGTCATTTACAAATACAGGTACCATCAGTCAAACGCTTACCATTCATGTGGTGCCGACAAACCCTGTACAAAATCCCTGCGACGGAACTGCTATTGACCTTACCCTGATGGTTAATCCAATCCCCGTTGCGTTAGCCGCTGACAGTTTCAACTTTTGCATGCGCACACCACCCCAGGCTTTAACCGTGAAAGCAATTCCTGGTAATACGGTCAACTGGTACAACGAAAATTTGCAACCGTTAAATGCTGCGCCGGTAATCAATACAAATAACCCGGCCACTTTTACTTACTACGCAAGTCAATCGAATATCTACGGCTGTGAAAGTCCGCGATCAACAATTATCGCTGTTGTTAACGCAACAGCTAAAATCGTCAGTTCAGCTTTCAGCAATCCTACCCAGTGTGGTATTCCTTCAGGTTCCATTACACTAAACGTACTTGACCTGAATAATAACCCGATGCCCAATACAAATTTCATTGTTCATTATACCAGGTTTCAAACAACCTATACCACACCCGCAAGAAGTGATGGTACTGGAAAAATCGTTATCCCGCTCGTTGCAGGTACATACAGTGATATCTATGTAGAAAGTAACGCCTGCCTTTCTCAGAAAATTCCTGATGTATTTATATTAACAGATCCTGCACCACCGGCACAACCGATTGCCGGCTATAATGGTCCTGTTTGTACGGAAAGCGTACTGAACCTTTCTGCATCATCACCAACAAGCTCTCAGGTATGGCCGATCGATTATGTATGGGTAGGGCCTGCATTTGGTTCAACACCAGACACTACCAGAAATACCGTTTATTCATTTCCATCTGCCCTTACCTCTTATGCCGGTACGTATATCGTTTACGCTATCCAAAACAATTGTATTTCTCCGGCTGCCAGCTTTACTGTTGCAATCAAGCAATCGCCTTCCAAACCTGTGATAACAACAAAAAACCCGTTGTGTGTGGGCGATGATCTTAGCCTGCAGGCGGCAAGCTCCATGCCTGGTAACAGTACCTTAAGCTTTACATGGAACGGGCCTGGAAGAGGTTTTCCCGTAAGCAATGCTTATGCATTTATCAATGATGTGACAGTACAGGATGGCGGTATTTATACGGTAACCGTTAATGCTGCACAAACAGGTTGTAGTGCAACGGCAGATACATTTATCAGGATCGGTAATTACCCGGTTATTAAGTTCCCCGTTGATTCTATCACTGTCCCCACCGGTTACCAGTTAAATCTTGCCACTACAATTACAAACGTTAACGATCCAAATGTGTTGCCGATGAAGCGTTATACGTGGACACCGGCACAGGATATAAAATGCAATAATACACTTTGCGATGCGCCGGTTGCAACGGTAAAGAATAACGGCTGCTATTACGTAACTGCAACAAATGATTATGGGTGTGCAGGCCGCGATACAATATGCGTGAAAGTATTCTGCCAGCGCTCCCAGGTGCTTATGGCAAACGCATTTACACCAAATGGCAGTGCAGCAAACAGCGTATTTATGGTGAGGGCAACAGGTATTTCATCGGTAAAGTCTTTCCGCATATTCAACCGTTGGGGCAGACTTGTTTTTGAACGCAGCAATTTTGCGCCGAACAGTGCAGCATACGGGTGGAATGGTTTGGTAAACGGCAAACCTGCAGACGTTGGTGTATATGTATATACAGTAGATGTTGTTTGCGAGAATGGTGTGCCGTATACATACAAGGGAAATGTTACGTTGCTTAAATAA
- a CDS encoding response regulator — protein sequence MQPLHFLIVDDDAINNLLCQLIIEQQYPHAIVETFTDPELALQHISHQTIDALNMKTTIFLDINMPVISGWDFLKQYAGFGNAVKAHTQIYMLSSSVDPRDKQAATENMYVQGYLEKPLSAEQLVHVLQAA from the coding sequence ATGCAGCCGTTACATTTCCTCATTGTTGATGATGATGCCATTAACAACCTGCTTTGCCAGCTTATCATCGAGCAGCAATATCCGCACGCCATCGTAGAAACGTTTACCGATCCCGAACTGGCACTGCAACACATCAGCCACCAAACCATTGACGCATTGAATATGAAAACGACCATCTTCCTCGACATTAATATGCCGGTCATAAGCGGGTGGGATTTCCTGAAACAGTATGCAGGTTTTGGCAACGCTGTAAAAGCACATACACAGATATACATGTTGTCATCATCCGTAGACCCGCGTGATAAACAGGCGGCAACAGAAAACATGTATGTACAGGGCTATCTCGAGAAGCCTTTGTCAGCAGAGCAACTTGTGCATGTATTGCAGGCTGCATAA
- a CDS encoding PAS domain S-box protein, whose product MNRAWQQVMPFIQMPASQKILSSIKNYRDGKKCAERTFSFCIALLAMLAAGCAALLLIYAWQHAGPVTTPFIICTAAMLCMVAALMFTCTRGRSLYTLLLHDAAVNTDRLNDRFHSLFDSIPASLVLVNNEGTIECVNKNWKLFADNNGFSSEHYGVGQNYFAAAGSDSKLVKSLQKMAEGRQDRFSMIYPCHTAGKKRWFRLIAARAQPLQQPGLLLMHIDITDLYTAHDNVQRTQHNLQQIIDLVPHLIFARDSEGNFNFVNKRFAELYGYDSPQKLIHKNIADCAPHATEAQKFLSEDATVMLSGQPGIFPEDIFTDKNGDTHIFHTTKVCYTPADTLKKGILGVAIEITAQKITETALIKAEANYREIFEKANQGIFILDINTGALINANKRACEITGFTHDELLNASPAAIALISPCALQAGIQHDEAASCAERHHTQEWQLTTKGHQKIWVEVSCTIATIAGVKRIISFFHETDDRKRTALALKQSEAELRSLFAAMTDLVVVLAANGDCLSIAPTGYFESMHNQANFTGQNLAAFLPHDEAAKILNCVKAAIEQQQPVSFEYRLSGEDAETWMEASISPLSDSTVFWVSRNITERKLAQLEHCRITQDLVQKIKDLEQFAYIVSHNLRAPVANILGITNALHAMQLSAEKRERLKADQLTCVKKLDDVIKDLNYILQLKSEVTERKETVRFAQLVTSVQQCIDYLVRKENVVFITDFSKAGEIRTFKSYLYSIFFNLISNSIKYRQPHIKPVIEISTENTGNKTKIIFKDNGLGIDLSRHQQQVFGLYKRFHTHTDGKGVGLYMTKTQVETLGGKISIASSVNQGTAFTIEFDN is encoded by the coding sequence TTGAACCGAGCGTGGCAACAGGTGATGCCATTTATACAAATGCCGGCATCCCAAAAAATCTTAAGCAGTATAAAAAACTACCGTGATGGAAAGAAATGTGCGGAAAGAACTTTTTCCTTTTGTATTGCGCTGCTGGCAATGCTTGCAGCCGGCTGTGCAGCGTTGCTGCTAATATACGCATGGCAACATGCCGGCCCGGTTACAACCCCCTTTATCATTTGCACTGCCGCAATGTTGTGTATGGTTGCAGCACTGATGTTTACCTGCACAAGAGGCCGCTCTTTATATACTTTATTGTTACACGATGCCGCTGTAAATACAGACCGCCTGAATGACCGGTTTCATTCATTGTTCGATTCCATACCTGCAAGCCTTGTGTTGGTCAATAACGAAGGAACCATTGAGTGCGTTAATAAGAACTGGAAATTATTTGCAGACAACAACGGCTTCAGCAGTGAACATTATGGCGTGGGGCAGAATTATTTTGCCGCAGCAGGTAGTGATTCAAAGCTTGTAAAGTCTCTGCAGAAAATGGCTGAAGGCAGGCAGGATCGTTTTTCCATGATCTACCCATGCCATACAGCAGGAAAGAAAAGATGGTTCAGGTTAATTGCTGCAAGAGCACAGCCATTGCAGCAACCCGGCCTGTTGCTGATGCATATAGACATTACCGATCTTTATACTGCACATGATAACGTACAGCGTACACAGCATAACCTGCAGCAGATCATAGATCTTGTACCACACCTGATCTTTGCACGGGACAGTGAGGGCAATTTTAACTTTGTAAACAAACGTTTTGCAGAATTATACGGTTACGATTCCCCGCAAAAACTTATTCATAAAAATATTGCTGATTGTGCGCCACATGCTACGGAAGCGCAGAAATTTCTTTCAGAAGATGCAACAGTTATGCTTTCGGGGCAACCGGGTATTTTTCCGGAAGATATTTTTACGGACAAGAACGGCGACACACATATTTTTCATACAACCAAAGTTTGCTATACGCCGGCAGATACGCTGAAGAAAGGAATTTTGGGCGTGGCCATTGAGATAACAGCGCAGAAAATAACCGAGACTGCACTTATAAAAGCCGAAGCAAATTACCGTGAAATATTTGAGAAGGCCAATCAAGGTATTTTTATACTGGACATAAATACCGGTGCGCTTATCAATGCCAACAAAAGGGCTTGTGAGATCACTGGCTTTACACATGATGAATTGCTCAACGCCTCACCGGCAGCTATTGCATTAATAAGCCCATGCGCACTGCAGGCAGGCATACAGCATGATGAAGCAGCCTCGTGTGCAGAAAGGCATCATACACAGGAATGGCAACTTACAACAAAAGGCCACCAAAAAATATGGGTGGAAGTTAGTTGCACCATAGCAACCATAGCAGGTGTAAAAAGAATCATTTCATTTTTTCATGAAACAGATGACCGCAAACGTACTGCCCTGGCGCTGAAACAATCAGAGGCAGAGTTGCGCTCCCTTTTTGCTGCCATGACTGATCTTGTTGTGGTACTTGCTGCGAATGGCGATTGCCTGAGTATTGCGCCTACAGGTTACTTTGAAAGCATGCACAACCAGGCAAATTTTACAGGGCAGAATCTTGCCGCTTTTTTACCGCATGATGAAGCAGCAAAAATTTTGAATTGTGTGAAAGCTGCTATAGAACAACAGCAGCCTGTCAGTTTCGAATACAGGCTTAGCGGAGAGGATGCTGAAACGTGGATGGAAGCCAGTATTTCGCCGCTGAGCGATAGCACTGTTTTCTGGGTATCGAGAAACATTACAGAAAGAAAGCTGGCGCAACTGGAACACTGCAGGATAACACAGGATCTTGTGCAAAAGATCAAAGACCTGGAACAGTTTGCCTACATCGTATCGCACAACCTGCGGGCACCCGTTGCAAACATACTTGGTATTACCAACGCGTTACATGCCATGCAGCTAAGTGCGGAAAAAAGAGAGCGGCTAAAAGCAGACCAGCTTACCTGCGTAAAAAAGCTGGATGATGTGATCAAAGACCTTAATTATATTCTGCAGCTAAAAAGCGAGGTTACGGAACGAAAAGAAACCGTACGTTTTGCACAACTTGTAACCAGCGTACAACAGTGTATTGATTACCTGGTAAGGAAAGAGAACGTTGTATTTATTACAGATTTTTCAAAGGCAGGCGAAATAAGAACTTTCAAAAGTTATCTCTACAGCATCTTTTTCAACCTCATTTCAAACAGCATCAAATACAGGCAGCCACACATAAAACCGGTTATAGAAATTTCTACCGAAAATACCGGGAACAAAACAAAAATCATTTTTAAAGATAACGGGCTGGGCATAGATCTTTCAAGACATCAGCAACAGGTTTTCGGACTTTACAAAAGATTTCATACACATACCGATGGAAAAGGAGTGGGGCTTTACATGACCAAAACACAGGTGGAAACACTTGGTGGAAAGATCAGCATAGCAAGTAGTGTAAACCAGGGCACCGCTTTTACAATTGAATTTGACAACTAA
- a CDS encoding response regulator, with product MLHILIIDTSSTIVDIMEELILESVSGSSLYRAQNFVIARHLLTIVQPDAMLIDMNMPDNGVLSILAERNRICPATKVMIMTNYEDDYLQQKCMENGADFMIDKYYGYPLVIEILQLLWRASE from the coding sequence ATGCTGCACATTTTAATCATAGACACGTCTTCTACGATCGTAGATATTATGGAAGAACTGATCCTCGAATCAGTTTCGGGCAGTTCATTGTACAGGGCACAAAACTTTGTAATTGCCCGCCATTTGCTTACGATTGTACAACCAGATGCGATGTTGATTGACATGAATATGCCGGACAATGGTGTATTATCTATACTGGCAGAAAGAAACAGGATTTGCCCCGCCACCAAGGTAATGATCATGACGAATTATGAAGATGATTACCTGCAACAAAAATGTATGGAAAACGGTGCAGACTTTATGATTGATAAATATTATGGCTACCCGCTTGTAATAGAAATTTTGCAATTGCTTTGGCGCGCCAGCGAATGA
- a CDS encoding response regulator — MKKIILADDHSFIRMGLMQLLKDEYPTVEITEVNDGDKLVAEVTKKDFDLVISDLEMPGKSGLEALQFIKQVKPKIPVLILSIYTDDIYALRVLKAGASGYLNKNAAPYELIHAIERIKLGRKYITADIAEKLLLLPDDNKQPHELLSNREFEIFKLLAKGKTITYIAETLFLGVTTVSTYRNRIMSKLNLHTNSELTRYAIQHHIISDIDFLSM, encoded by the coding sequence ATGAAAAAGATCATACTTGCAGACGACCATAGTTTTATTAGAATGGGCCTCATGCAGTTATTAAAAGATGAATACCCCACTGTAGAAATTACCGAAGTGAATGATGGTGATAAACTGGTAGCAGAGGTAACAAAAAAAGACTTTGACCTTGTGATCTCCGATCTCGAAATGCCCGGCAAAAGCGGGCTCGAGGCACTGCAGTTTATCAAACAGGTAAAACCAAAAATACCGGTGCTTATTTTGAGCATTTACACCGATGATATTTACGCACTGCGGGTTTTGAAGGCAGGCGCATCTGGTTATCTAAATAAAAACGCAGCACCGTATGAACTGATTCATGCCATCGAAAGAATTAAACTGGGAAGAAAATATATAACTGCGGATATAGCGGAGAAGTTATTGCTTTTACCAGACGACAATAAACAACCGCATGAGCTGCTGAGTAACCGCGAATTCGAGATCTTCAAACTGCTGGCTAAAGGAAAGACCATCACCTACATTGCGGAAACACTTTTTCTTGGTGTTACGACTGTAAGCACCTACCGCAACCGCATTATGTCCAAGCTTAACTTACATACCAATTCAGAACTTACGCGCTACGCCATACAACATCATATCATTTCAGACATTGATTTTTTGAGCATGTAG